GTACAATTTCTAACGCCCGTAACCCTTTATCCCGTAATGCAGCATTAGAAAAATCCGTATCGGCTGAATTAGGAAATACGGGTTTCCAAGTCTCAAAAATATTGCTATTGGGGTTATCTTTGGGGGGAGATAATAACTCTTCAACGGGGCGATTTTCTGAACTTTGACGCACAAAAGAACTATTGGCTGTATTTTCTAATAACCGCCGAATTAAATAGGACATTCCGGGTAATAAATCCCCATAGGGGCAATACATTCTCACCCGATATCCTTTCTGCACTAAAGCTTTAGCGAGTTGGTCGCCCATGCCATATAAAACCTGCATTTCAAAGGCACGACGAGGTACATTTAGGGTTTCTGCAATGGCGATCGCTCTGGCTTGAGAACGGACGTTATGGCTACCAATAGCCGAATAAATATATTGATGATTTTCTAACATCAATTGAGTCAACCGTTCAAAATTAGCATCCGTTGCCGCCTTATCATTATAAACAGGTTGGGGCCAGTCATTTTGCATGGCTTTAATGGTTTCTTGATCCCAATAAGCCCCTTTCACCAATCGCACACTAACGGGATAACCTCGTAATTTTACCCATTCTATAATGCCTTCTAAATCCTTTTGAGACTCTCGTAAATAAGCTTGCACCGTCATGCCAATATCAGTTCTGGTGCGGAATTCTTCTTCCATCAACAGATTTTTTAGAATGCTGAAGGTTAAATCTTTATAGGCGTATTGTTCCATATCAAAATGCACCGCCGCCCCCAATTCTTTCGCCCGACGCAGTAAAATTCGGATACGTTCTCCGACTTTTTCTTCACTTCCTTTTGCATCTAAGGGGTCAAATTGAGAATAAAATGCCGTTAATTTAACGGAAACTTGAACTTTAGGAATGGGGTTGCCATCGGCTTCATCAATTTGGGGAATAGTTGACCATTTTTTAGCCGCATCGCTGAGACTTTCCATCAATTCTAAATAATTATTTAGATAAGATTGTGCTTCAGTTTCAGTAATAACGGCTTCCCCTAATAAATCAACCGTAAACGCCATTTTATCTTTGCGTAACTGTTCTAAAGTTTTAATAACTTTGGGGATATTAGCACCTGCAATATATTTTTGGGCTAAGGTTTCCACCGCAGGCGCCACCGTTGTCGCTGCTAGTTGTCCGGGGAGGGAGTCAGGGTTCGCAAAATTGAGTAATTTTTTAAGAACATCAGGAAGTTCAACTGCTTCTGTGGTCAGATATTCTTGTAAATGGGCTGCAATTTCAGGTTTACTTCGCAATGCGGGTAAACAATCAATAAAATGGAACAATTGCACTCGTAAACCGGGGTTTGACATTGCCCAGTCCATGAGTTTATCATCAAAGCGCATTTGGTCTTGTAACTGTCCGAACAATGACCGTTTTTTCTCTTGGGTCGCCGCCAAAAGTTGTTTAGCAATCTCTTGTGTTTTGGCTTCGTAAGTGTCAGGATATTGTGCAACCACTGTTTAAAGTCTCCAATTTAAGATAGAGCATGACAAACGGGGGAAAATGTCAGGATATTTTGACAATTCTTTCCCCGCGTTAGTGTTTTGGTTCATTTCTTCTATTGTACGTCTAAAAGGGTGACTGGATTTACAGTATTAAATTAGATTTATAATTTGATTAACAATTCTATCAACATCTTGAATTAATAATCTAGCCTGAGTGATGGTAATTTGCTCATGAGGTGCTTTATAACTATCATCAGATTGAAACTCAGGATAGAGAAACTTTTCTCGATAACCATAGTTATTGATTCGAGAAATAACTGTAGCAATCTTTTTAACATTCACGACATCTGAAAAATATCGCTTACAAAATCGTAAAAACATATTTAATTTGGTTTCATGGTTCATCGGGATAGAACTTTTAAAATGTACGATTACAGCACAAGCAATAGATTCTAAAGCATGATAAACAAGAAAGCCAATCACTTCTTGAATTTCGCTACTAGCAGCAACTAGCTGTTTAGCACTCTCAATATACCGTTGCGCTATTTCTTGATAAATTTTCTTCGCATTCATAGACAATAATTCCCTGTTTCAATTCCTGTATTAATTCCGGTTTAAGATCAGCATAGTTAAAAACATTAAAAATAGGCATTAACAAGAATTCAACATAAAAGTCTGCAAAAACTTCTGATAATTCCCAAACAATTTGATTTTCAGGTTCAAAATTGCCTAAAATCCAAATATTGATTGTTTCCTGTTCATGTTTTTGGATAATGACATGAGGGCTAATTTCTGATCGAGAATAATCTTTATACAAATTTTCAATAATAATTAAATCAATACCATCTAACTGTTTAATGATATTGATTTCAGCAGAAATACTGTTGTTAATCCTCTGATAAAAACCTAGAAAATCATCAGAGTATGATTTCAGGGGAATTGTTAACCCCTTAATTGTATCTTTAATATTTTCTATATCAAGAACAACCATATCAACGCTCCTGATTAAACTAATGTATCTACTCATTATAAACGATAATATCAACCCAATCATTATATACCCTGATACCCTTATGACGGTGCGATCGCATTGTAAGAAGTCCAAGACTTACACAACTGGCACAGCTATTTTTCGGGTAGTGAAATTGGATTGAAAGGGGTTAAAGTTGGGTTTTATTTTAACAGTTGATCGATTTCTTCATCAGTAAAGCCAAATTGCCGAAAAATCCTTAACACATAAGCAGGTGACATTTCTTTTGCACCGATATCAATGGGAACAATTCGTTTATTTTCTTGAATTAGACGAATATATAAGCAATGATCTCCTTTCCCTTCTCGATAAAATTTACATCCACCTTTTTCTAAAATTTTAATTAGTTCTCTTGGTTTTAATGAAGGGATATTTTTAGGCATAGACCTTCCTTAATTCATAACTATTTGATTGATTATCCTCATCAATGGTTAAAAATTCATGGAGTTCTAAAATCGAAATAGGAGATTGATCAACTTTTTCCTCGGTTTCACAGACTAATAAAAAAGATTCAATCGCTTCTTGAAGTTTACTAATCGATTGTTCAGGATTTTCCCCTTGAGCAACAATCCCATTTTCTAAACATAATGCGACCCAATAGCCCGCACTTTTTTTAAGAACAACGCTATAAAAATCCATTGGCATTACCTCATCTCTACTTACATTATAGAATATTTCGTAGATATAAAAAGCAATCATCCCATTATTTTATCATTGTTCAATTATTAAAGTCAAACACCATTTCCCGGCTTCTTGATCCAGGTAAAAATTCCAATTTTGTGTAACTGCAAATCCTCCCTTTGTACTAGAATCTATCCTAACAACAGCTGATGCTTTGTTGCTATAATCATTAACATCTAAAATTTGATAGTTTCTAGGTGAATACAAGCGACTAACTAGATCCTTTGATGATTTACACCAATAGCCATACCCGTAATTACCTTTATTAACAACATCATTCAAGTAATCCTCTAAAAAGTCTCTTGCTGAATTAGAAGGTGGTAATTGATTCGGTTTTTGATTAGAATTAGAGGGTTTAGGAGGACTAGGTTTTTGATTAGAAGCAGGCGGTTTAGGGGGACTGGGCTGTGGAGCAGGTTCAGGAATTGATGAAGAACTTTGTATAGCAACTTCGGCAGCTTGCTTCATAGAATTAGCCTGCTGTTTTGCATAAGTTAAATTTTTTGAATACTCGGAAATCTTTTGATTTGCTAAATCTTTTTGGGGATGGTTTTGAGAAACATTTTTCAGGAAATTGATTGCTTCTTGCCAAGAACGAGCAACTTGATTCCAATCAGCTTCTAAAATAGCATAAGGCTGAAGTTGAACAGCTTCTTCAGCTTTAGCCATTCCTTGACTAAAAGGATCATTCTTGATAACTTGCTGTTGAGAATAATCTAAATTAGTTTGATATTCTGTTGATTTTTGCCTAGCTAAACTGCTTTTAGGATGAGATTCTGAGATTGTGTTTAATAATGCGATCGCTTCTTTCCATAAATTTAATACCTCATTCCACTGATCGTAAGATTTTGCAGTTTGTGTGAGGTTGGCTGCTTTCTTCGCTTTTTCTGTAGCTTGGTTAAAAGGATCTAACCGAGAAACTTGTTGACTAGCATAATCAAGATTTTTCTGATATTCCATAATTTTTTTTTGAGCAATTTCATAATTAGAACTAGAAGAAGGTACAGTTTTTAGCAAGTCAATAACTTCCATCCATTGACGAGCAATTTCATTCCAATCTTCCAGAGATTTAGCAGATTGAACACTAACAGCAACTTTCATTGCTTTGCTAACTGCTTCCCTAAACGAGTCAGGTTGAGGAGGGGGAGAAGGAGTTTGAGTTGATGTAGCTATAGGTGCGGGTGTAGAAGAAGTAGCTTGTGGTTTTTCCACAAATGAACAACCGCAAATCATAGATACTAGAATTATTGGTAAAATGCCTGTTGAACTAAGATACTTTTGAAAGTAACTCAGAAAAGTAGATAAGTGATAAGTCATGGT
The Planktothrix sp. FACHB-1365 DNA segment above includes these coding regions:
- a CDS encoding type II toxin-antitoxin system HicA family toxin, with the protein product MPKNIPSLKPRELIKILEKGGCKFYREGKGDHCLYIRLIQENKRIVPIDIGAKEMSPAYVLRIFRQFGFTDEEIDQLLK
- a CDS encoding type II toxin-antitoxin system HicB family antitoxin; translated protein: MPMDFYSVVLKKSAGYWVALCLENGIVAQGENPEQSISKLQEAIESFLLVCETEEKVDQSPISILELHEFLTIDEDNQSNSYELRKVYA